CTTCctttcttgtatatatattgaagaaaGTAGGATTAGTCTTCTCATTCCTCACAGCACAATTGCACCTAAGAGAAAATCATTGATAATGGCTTCTTCTATTTGTTTAGCACTTCTTTCTATCTTCATTGCAGGGTTATTGCGGTTGTTCCATCACCGGAGGGCGATACCGTCGTCGAAAAGTCGCCGGAAACTTCCACCGGGGCCACGTGGCCTTCCCATCATCGGAAACCTCCACATGCTAGGCACACTCCCGCATCGGTCCCTAAACGAGCTATCCAAAAAATATGGCCCCATAATGTTCTTGAAGCTGGGTAACGTGCCAACGCTGGTGATTTCCTCGCCCTCCGCCGCCGAGCTCATCCTTAAAACCCACGACGCCGTGTTTGCCAGTCGGCCGAAGAGCCACGTTGTGGACGACACCACCAACGGCTCTAAGGGCATCGCGTTTGCCCCATACGGTCCTCAGTGGCGCCACAACAAGAAATTCGTAACCCAAGAGCTTCTCTCCGCGGCGAAAATGGAGTCCTTTGCGGAGATGCGAAAGGGGGAGATTGAGGCATTGGTGAAGTCAATAAGGGCCGCTGCCGAGGGCCGGGAGGCGGTGGATCTTTCTAGTGAGGTGGGGAAGGTGATCGAGAACGTTACGTACAAAATGCTCTTTTGGTGTAGTGACAATGATAGGCGGCATGACTTGAAGTGTATGGTTGAAGAGATTGTGTCTTTGGAGGGAGCTTTCAATATTGCAGACTATATTCCCATTCTAAAGCCCTTTGATCTCCAGGTAAAGAAATGTTTACGCATTGTGCCAAAGCTTGATTTAAAGTCTTATTATATGTGATGGAGATATTGGAACGGGTCCAACAAGGATCCAAACCCAATGAAGGAAGCCCGAGGGCCTTGAACAAGCAAGGAACCCAGATCACATTACCCGGGTGGTTGACCTGATTGCGGGTACcgacaatttatatcgtggatcaggatgcacaatgcattgtgcaccccgtaccaaaatgagttctgtgtattctaggcaattattctgtgtattctaggcaatcattttgtgtattcatgttagtaacacaggttgtgatgtgtttgtgcattcgaatgtttaggaggatgagttatgtgtattttgtgtcaatattttgtatattctaggcaaccgttctgtgtattcatgttattaacacaattttgatgtgtttgtgcattcaaatgttaggaggatcagttctgtgtattttgtgtcaaatattctgtgtattctaggaaaacgttctgtgtattcatgttaataacattcgaatgttaggagaatGCTGAGTTCtgtatattttgtgtcaatattctatgtattctaggcaaacgttctgtgtattctaggcaaccattctgtgtattcatgttagtaacacatgttgtgatgtgtttgtgcattcaaatgttaggATACATAGAATATAagcccaagtattatctcttatattctatgtttttcaaatttcacaatgttgtttaaatattcaccttttgtcgtgtgtgtttttgtgatctgatgaacttgtgtgtgttttttgttcttgcttcttcgtcattgtttttgttgttgttcaaattacagttatattttaatttttttttaaaaaaaccctGTAATACGCCACATACTTACGACTTGTTTCGAACcagggtccataatgcattgtggaccctagtccacggtataacgatcccCGGGTACCAGACTCGGCCTCTGTGGTGTTTAGGCATTCTGAAGCCCATCTTCGGGGCCAAAACAGGTAGTTTCAGCCCAAACCCATGGCCTACGTACACAGCTGGAAATTTTCATATTTCCGGTGGTCGGAAGTCACCATTTTTTGGTCGAAAACCCTGATTCCGACCACTTTCCAACCATTTGTggtatttgaaaaaaaaaaaagtttcgtCGTTATTTCCAACCACCACATTAAGTGGTACGGTAGAAAAAATTGGTCGTGGGTCCAAATGTTGTGTTTCATATTTTTCGACCACTGATGGTCCGGTAGTCAAAAATTTCCACCGGGGTGATAGTTTTCGACCCTTTTTGGTGGTCGAAAATTTATTGAGTAAAGAAAAATTTATTTCAATACACTATCAATTTAAACAGAATGCTATCAGtagtaaatataaattattccTTAAAATTCAAGAGTATGCCTATTccataatgaaaatattatttggaCTCCCAAGTTATATTCCCTACTTTTACTCCCCACACAAAAATTTGATATATAGTGACACTTTTTTGGGACCAACAGGATAAAGATAACCGGCCTATCGAATTTTTCCACGTCATTGCGTAAAAGTGATGTGGAGTAGAAAATGGgcatgtagtagaactcattCCGTAAACATGCTATTAAAGTCAAATTACAACTACAAAAGGGCCCCAAAAGAATATGAGTGCTACCCTATGCTAATTTGGTtgtttatattgaatatatCACAACATGTTAGTATACTACAAATAAAATCTTTGCGTCGTGGTCGGTTGAATAAACGtaagttgaaattaaaaaaaaaaaagaatatgcaagaaatgaattagtttcatcaaaatgatttttttccctaattctgCTATGCAAAATTGTTACAGGGGTTGAACAAGAGAATTAAGGCAGTTGGAAAAGCTATTGACAAATTATTTGTAGAAATTATCAATGAACATGAACAAGATGCAAGAAATGGCATACCGAAAGGCAATAATGACATTGTAGATACAATGCTAGTCAGCCAAAAATGCCCTTCATCATCTACCCACAAACTTGACTTAGTAAGCATTAAAGCAATTCTCCTGGACATGATAGTAGGATCTATGGATACCTCTTATACATGGATTGAGTGGACTTTAGCTGAAATCATGAGGCATCCCAGAGTGATGAAACGCCTCCAAGAAGAGCTGGAGACTAAAGTGGGACTAAGTCGAATGGTGGAGGAGAAAGACTTGCCCAACTTGGAATACTTAGAGATGGTGATCAAGGAAAGCTTTAGGCTCCATCCAGTGGCAACGCTATTGGTTCCTCGAGAGTCGATGGAGGATATCGAATTAGACGGTCACTTCATACCAAAAAAGACacgaattttaataaattgttggGCAATTGGGCACGATTCTAATATTTGGTCAGACAATGTGGAGGAGTTTGTTCCGGAGAGATTTATGAACAAAAACATAGATCTCTGGGGACATGATTTTCACCTACTTCCATTTGGATATGGGAGGAGGGTATGTCCAGGAGTGAATTTGGGGTTGCTTACCGTTAAATTGATTGTTGCTCAGTTGATGCATTGCTTTAATTGGGAGTTGCCTAATGGAATGTCACCTACTGAATTAGACATGACTGAGACATTTGGATTGGCATCTCCAAAAGTTGAGCACTTGGTTGTTGTTCCCTCTTATCAGTTGTTTTATCAATTACCATAATCATATACTCTACTTATTACAAGTAATTTGGTTTCGCACAATAAGAGCATCCACAATGATGCATATTTGGTGGTTTATGTCAGAAAATAAGTCATGTTGGCATGAGAGAGAAGAGGAGAGAGAGGGGAAGGGAAGCTTTTGTAGATGAGGGATAATGGTACACTAAAAGctgaccaaaataatttactataCTCTGTTGTTGTGCGCCGCCCAGCGGGCATGTCAGGCGCGCCTagcaactttaattttttatttatttatttttaaatttgatttgttttaatttccccgcctctcttattttctctttcctaatcatacttacaaaaatTCCTAAAAAACCGCAAAAAACCTCCATTGATAAAGATGCTCTAATACTAAGAGCATCTATAGTAGTTGGATTTTAGCACAATTTTTAAGAAAGCCATgtaattaaaaagataaaatatggagaaaaagaaaaagaaaaagaaaaaaaacaatatgacatttaaaaaaaaaatgaaagcaacaaaaatgtcaaattagtTGCCCGTTAGCGACCACTCTGACGTGCCCGCTTGGGGCGCAAAGTGCGCTCCACTTGCGCACTTTaggtctcttttttttttattttttatttttattctccttCAACAACTTTGTTCTTACTGGAGTAAAATGTTTAAGCCGCTCGAACAAGAAAACctttcgaaaaatgacttctcgCCTCCCGTATTCCATTCCCCCAGGCCAAAAAAACCACAAGCCACACCCGTAAAAAATTTGAAGCTAATATtttgagttttgaaaaaaactaagaaaaaaccaCATACAGTACAGATTTGGTTGCCCTAATAGTAGTGGTGGTAAAAATCCATaaagttaattaaaaatttcttaATATAAAATGATTGATTAAGAATGAaaggggttgttatgccgtggacccaggtccaccttgcaaggtggacctggtctacattcacatacactatactctacattcacatacactatactctacattcacactttgtaaactccacattcacacattacaagattatatgtttagtaactatattatcactgttatgcattcacacattcaaaactctatattcacaggtcctatactccatattcacaacttgagaactccacattcacacattacagggctacgtacaagttgctagaacttcttaactctattacagattcacacatgcataactctacattcacgatttctacactccatattcacaatttgaaacctccacattcacacatttctgggcaactctacattcacacaatcataaatctacattcacgatttctatactctacattcacattttgaaacctctacattcacacatttttggacaactttatattcagcaatatgtttactaattaaaaaaaaaaaaacgacattgttttggacccaggtccaccttggcaaggtggacctgggtccacagcataatttacCGAATGAAAGAGTTGAAAAGTACAAAAGTTCAAGAGGCCAGGGAAATAAGATGcgaattggcaaattatgctatggacctgggttcaccttgcaaggtagacctgagtgcatgtttacaattttagaactctatattcataattttagaattttatgtttacaattttagaactctattttcacaattttagatctcaatatataaaatgacattactcaatattcacaaattttgaactctatattcacaattttgttatataaattcaaaaattgtgttatactgttgaatatagggtacggttatgaaattgtgaatatagagttatgaaattatgaatatagagttttgtaattgtgaatatagacttatataattgtgaacataaagttctaaaattgtgaacaatttatttgattgtatagatatagaaaagaaattttaaaaaaattgtaaaaagtcAATGCAATCCCGTGAATGCTGCGATAAGATAAAGAGGGTTAGATCATCTTCTTTCCAACAGTCAAAGTTAGTGGTTGAACTTGTATATTCTTTCCAACAGTCAAAGTCTGATGCATTGCGTTCTAAGAATGGGTTTTGAGTAAGAGGTAACTATTGTATACTTTGTGCAGTGTCTTTGAGAGCATCCTATGAAACTGTCTTTGGACCTACTATATGGTCTAAGGTTTGAGAACGGTGGACCCATTGTGAAGCACATATTCCTACAAAGTTTTTGAAGATAATTTCAATTCATGTCAATACTTGGGTGGAGAATAGAATTAACCCTGATTTGCTTGAGGGCAAACAAATGTTTAAGTGTGGTGTCTTTGataagtgtttaattgcactAATTTTTAAAAGCTATTTCatatgaattttgaatatatctTGCTTAGTTTGATAGAATATGGTGTTTAGTTCATTAACATTTGATTTTCATGGATTTCTTAGCAAGAATGATGAAATAAAATTCTCTATGATATGCTGGGGGGAATTTTTGTTGTAACTTTGTCATACAAAGTCCAATTGAGGTGATTGAAGTGTCTATGAAAAGATAGCGAAGTCTCATACACCTATCATGTTGATAGATTTCAGAGATTCAAGAGAAATCAAGTTACTCTTCGGATTTtaggattctaattccatgaattttaggaagaaaataaGGTAGTCCTGAGACAAAATTATCCTTTCCTTTTAATTATAGCGTGTATTATTCTTCAACTTCCCtttgtgtatatttatttaatttaaatttttatatgcaacacctattcaaaatttgcattctttatgtgttatttatatacaacaactttcgtgtatgttcctttgaattctttatatgcagaactcttcaaaatttacattttttatatgcaacaactctaacaatttgtgaattaatttgtcaattataaataacaacaacaacaacaatatcaaTGGGCATTtaggactttatactacttattccctctcaattcttatgtataccaaacattggaattgaaattttcagtaattttattcctgcaaaccaaacactggaatttaaactcccactttattcccgcattatccttttcccatggaattgcaattcttttcccacctaatgccttccctctaaccaaacaccatattaaggtttgcgtaatattgtaaagtatgataatacaattcctagtcgtactacaattgtacattaaaatatgttaatacaattcctaatacaatatatttttttcctactttcctattcgtaatacaattttagattaaaattactaatcgtaatataaCTGGACATATAGttccctgcaacgtaatctatactattaagctaagaaaaacaaaatcctctattttaactttccgccaaAAACACTACCatactatgcaatttttaattttcttccctttggtataaaatataaataatggtAGTGGCCGGTAGTGAAGCATTGTACGGTCGATTTATGGTTTTATCTCTAAAAACACCAATTAATATGCATGGGAAtggtaatacaactcaaattcaaattatttgtaataccctttacattttattatataaattttgatttatttgttgttttaaataattgatttactcaaattaatttgttaattattatgtacatatttgattttattatcatattaatcaatacatgtgcgacatgaacacTACAGAAAGACGAATGTAtgtatttaagttgtgactgtTTGTGTAAAGCAGAATCAagcggtgaaaatctatcaaaagtaCATACTCCTGAATttctaaatagtttgagatgGTTTGGACTCCCTAATCATTTATTGACATTAATggttggtgcacctgttatgttattgcagaATATAGACCACCCTCTTGGTCTTTGAAACGATACGTGTCTCATCGTCATAAGATTGGCAtatcacattgtcgaagcaaaaatagttaatgggacacatgaaggaaccaaagttcttgtCCCCCGAATGTCTTTCACTCCTTTTGAtatgagattgcccttcaagtttcaCCGTAAACAATTCCCATTGATGCTCGCATATACCATGACTATTAACAAAAGCCGGGGCCAAACACTGACTCATGTTGGGCAAACCGGTGTTTAATCATGGTCAATTGTACGTGACTTTTTCCCGAGTGCATGAAggtgttaatatatatatatatatatatatatatatatatatatatatatatgtatacatgtatgtatacgtatatgtatacatatacacatacacatacaacacacacacacacacatatattagaATAAGTATTAGTACgtagttaattataaaaatttctagaactttttactatttttagttctaaactaataaatatatttttaaaaatttaacaatttagttattatatttgaatatttttttattttatgttttaatataactggtgaattttataattttgtttatgtgtaagtaatttaaatattatttaaattgtttttaataattaagataataagGGGTACGGTGGGCACCTGTAGTAGGCACTCGCACCAGGTGGGGTGGGGTGGATTTTGAAAAGGTCCAGTCAATTCGAGTTGGGGGTGGGGTGGATGGGGGTGATTGGAGAAAATATAAGGTTGGTTGGGTGATGGATGTAGATAGCCCTCCCCGATCTACTCCCGACTCATTGTCATCCCTATTCATAATGAATGTTGTCATGGGGGTTCAgcggtaaattattgtgtggatcatggtttaCACAGTACTATGTGGATCATaacaaaatgtatatttttaatatactaaaagtacattatttgtgtactgaatttatattatacaaaataatatacttttagtactcaaataatgtatttttttcttaatacaatgtacatttttaatatatactaaaagtatgttatttgataatatggtccacatagttgtgtagaccatgattcacacaataataataattggggTTCGGGCCATGGTTATAGCCATGATTAGGCCCATCACCCACGGTGTTAGAGGAAATGTAGTGTAATTAAGCCATTGGAAGAAGCTGAGCATCCATCGAGATTGGGTGGCTGAAGCCTTTTGCTACTTGATCAACTCAGCTACACAACCGGTGAAAATGAGATTATAGGTCATAATTTTCAACAAGGTCGGGTGAATTCATTGTAATCCTCGGCCTTAGCGCCGCGAGATTTCGTCGTGGTTGCTTATGTTAAGACTCTTAAGATTGTTTGTCATGGGTGTAACGATGGTGTTATCTTCCACTCAATTGGTTAGGAAGATTATCAAGATTAGCTTAGAGGAGACACAGAGCCCATCAAActcatttccaaaaaaaataaaaaaaaattacaagtcTATTTACTCTCTTCTACATTTGTTCAAAAAGTCTTCGAGATTATAAaactcgtttttttttttttaattttattataacaatGACAAATTATGAATATGCGTTACATTTTATGACCCAAATTGTGATTTTCAATTCTTATCCAATTTGTCGGCCTAAAGAGATTGGCTCCAATTAATTTAGTGTCAACCACTCAAATTCTCTCCTTCATTTGCATTCACATCGTACATTATTGGCTGTCACGTTTCatagaaaaaaaacaaaaagaaaaaaaggtttGGTCTCTTCCAGGGACAACCACACAATGCAAGTGGACAACTTACAGGAATTTGGGACAGCAATAATACGTCCGCTCAataagaaaattacaaatttaataatgtaaacgtttttaaaaagtattgcaCGCAGAGATTAGAATAGGCTTACCACTGTTAAACGGCCCCACGTAAGTTCAAGGTTTGATGCTCGGCCCTACTACTGTGAAACATGCACACCGCAGCTTTTGTGAGATATCAATTCAAGGATTTTCTTAAATCTTTGTAACACTTGATAGTTGGTCTCTTCCTTGTGTCTCGTGGAATGCAATATTCCTGATTACCTCTCAGGCTCTCATTTATTGCTGTTAGCTCTTCATCGATCATTGAagtgtaagattttccctaataatatatatattatatattatatattagggccttaattaagtggtgcaagttaactaggtttattaagtggtttggttggacTAAACAACTAGCAGTTGtattcaaccagactctgtgcctatataaatctgtattgatgggatacaggatgggcattatatagcacatacagttcacggtactcatactgctcagaaaataccagtacaccatctagggttctgagtcaagtatgagacaaatatggctGACGGTCTACCGTTCATGAGGCATTGcatcaactgtggctggagatcaatacggcttccgcttccgctactacgaatCAGGTTTCTCGTATACTATTCTAtttagttagattatttatatctaacatgaAGGACATCAACGTTGGATCAACCAATTGACTGAAGCTCTACTTTATCATTAAGGTATATATTTTGCAGCTTACACAATAGTCATCGTATGTACATTACAATTATGGGATTAGCAAATAGAGTTTTCGATAAACTATTTGTGTTTGTGTTCGTGTTTGATAAACGTTCGTTTATTAagataaacgaacataaatgaaaaAAGTTTAGAACTCATTTAATAAACTAAACATTTGTATGCACGTTTACTAAGAGCTTGTGAAcgcgttcgttagtgttcgtttaataatgttcatgaatatacttatttattgttcatttaataatgttcatgGACATGtccgtttagtgttcgtttaagaCGGTTCACAGACTCAattaagtttattttatttttaaaattttaatatactactttagtttagcctaaatttttaaatttcaattatatttttcctaccACTCCTACGGTCCTACCAATTATGAATTATCTTCTACTCAATTCTCATTCTGTTTaggttttgaacttttgataaGTTATCAATCGGTGCCCAAGGAAAAAGGGCCCAAAACGAGGAACATGTacatgtgtttgtttgtttagcgTTCGTGAATGTGTGCGTTAACGTTAACAAATACATTAGTGAATGTGTTTGTGAATGTTAATTCGCGAATAtcaacgaacacgttcgtgaatctgttcgcgaacgttaacaaatACTAATGAATGTTTAACAAATAAACACGAatagaattttcaaaaaccttaacaaacgaacactctaaaaatcttaacaaacaaacataaaCAACCTCTATTCGTTTGTTAGGCCTGAGCATCAGGCGGTTCAAATATTGGAACCGCCCACCCATTTGGTTTTCAGATAACCTAGATTATCCCATATCCATTTATTTTGAACAGTTTAACTAGttagattttatttattcagATTACAATCGGTTTGAATCGGATTGCGGGTTTTATTGGATTgcaatagtacttttaatgtagtttctaaatatataaattttaaatactaatattaaacttaattttatgatacattgaattaaaaataactccagtgCCCGAACCAGACAAACAAAATAGAATGAAAAgagtatatttttagtataaagtatcattttatcTCCAAATTAAAGTAGTTTTACGGCTTTTCAGAACTTGTTTTGATGTCTAGATCGAGTCTTAAGGAATGTGcttacaattcttttttttttcacacaaGACATTATTTATTCATTGTATTATTAACTTCTACCGATTGTACTTTAGTCAATAGAATTTATATCTTTTGCACCTAAGAATATTTGTTGAGCCTTGACATAGAAAAGTATATGCTGATTCCAGATGTGATTGGAGTTTAACACATCTAAAGACTTCAACACGTTAGTTAAAGACTTATAGGATCTGCATGATGACTTCTGCCTAAGTATTGACCTACTGAATCAAGATCAAATGCATACGAGTTCTTCCAGACATGATCTACTAGATAGAACTTTTGAACTAGTAAACtaaggggaagaagatgaaaaggAGAGAACATGAGTAGCaaaagataaatttttttaattagtataacgCTTCTAcgatggccctgtttggtaaataatcagcctatcagccaattttggcttatttgaccactattagttgtttggttaataagctttttgtaactccaaaatgctaaaattcaaaaggctactcagagcagccttttcaattagcttcttgagaaaagaaattataccaaacacctatcagctaacagctaatttatcaaacaactttctacaatcagctaatattatcaacaaatcataccttctaacacaaacagccaacccaatcagccaacagccatttaccaaacagggccgaTATCTTTTTCTAAATTTCTCACCTTTGAGAGAAGATAAACTGTGTTATAAATTATTGTGTACTCTCATGAAAATTCTGAATAATCTAAAAGTGTAAAGTGAAATTATTATTGGTGTGCTCATTTAcgaatagagttaattctattaaaGGTCTAGCTTTTTCAGATTTAATAAAGTTAATTACATTAAAAGCTTAACTATTGAGAATTTGCCAAATTAATTGTGTGTTATCAAATGTGTTCATTGTTTATCAAAATTAAGACTCCGTTTGGAAACTCAGAAAATGATTTACGGAGctcattttctaaattttctcatatttgagtttttaaattaaagaaataaaagtcaaaagaaaaataatcattttgGTCATTGAAAAAAATGTCCAATTTGgaggaaaattattttttttttaaatttttagtaaaaAGACATTTACGGGATTCTTTATTTTccagtttctttttttttttttctcccataTCTTTTCAAGTTAGTTTCtggattattgttattattattactagtgttcgcacccgtgcgatgcacgaaatggatttgttataatatttttagaatatttggatcgatgtataattatataaattataacatcaaatattatatagtgcaattgaaaagatggtttggatcgattatgttttgtgataTTATCATTGCATGAATTTgaccaaataattgttgaattaatagctaatgtgtagatgtaagcatccggtgctgaaactttgaagattttatatatcagtaTTTAAGATTTGTATAGCTTGGGCATATttgctctttgaaaaaaaaacataatattacCAGTTCGAATttcacattattgaaaacctctttgtagacgacattagTAGTACTAATATAATTTTGTCCATCATCGTCTAGCGCTAACACTTTCAGGTTATCGGGATGGGTGACTCGGAAAAAAGTCACGTACAATTGATCGTGATTAAACATCGGTTTGTccaacatgagttagtgtttggccctagcttttgttgatagtcatggaatatgcgagcatcaatgggaattgtttacgttgaaacttgaagggcaatctcataTCAGAAGGAGTGAAAGACAATCGGGTGATAAGAACTTTTGTTCCTTCATATGTCCCATTAAGtattcttgcttcgacaatgtgatctgccaatcttgtaACGATGAGACGCGTACGGTTGCAAAGACCAAGATTTTAGTCTATGTtctgcaataacataacaggtgcacccacctttaatgtcaatgaatgattagagAGTCCTGAAAATCTCAAACTATTAAGAAATTCAAGAGTGTGtacttttgatagattttcatcCTCTGATTCTGCCTTACAAAGAGTCGcaacttaaatatgttaatCCTTCTATAGTGTTCATGTCGCACAtatactgattaatttgataataaaatcaaataagtacataataattaacaaattaattgcagtaaatcaataatttaaaataacaaataaatcaaaaattgtatataataaaatgtaaagatTATTACAAACAATTTGAATTTGAGTTATATTACCATTCCTAggcatattaataggtgttATTGGAGAGCAAACCATAAATCCAGCATATAATGATTCACTACCGGCCACTGCAATTATTTA
This portion of the Ipomoea triloba cultivar NCNSP0323 chromosome 5, ASM357664v1 genome encodes:
- the LOC116020419 gene encoding cytochrome P450 CYP736A12-like; this translates as MASSICLALLSIFIAGLLRLFHHRRAIPSSKSRRKLPPGPRGLPIIGNLHMLGTLPHRSLNELSKKYGPIMFLKLGNVPTLVISSPSAAELILKTHDAVFASRPKSHVVDDTTNGSKGIAFAPYGPQWRHNKKFVTQELLSAAKMESFAEMRKGEIEALVKSIRAAAEGREAVDLSSEVGKVIENVTYKMLFWCSDNDRRHDLKCMVEEIVSLEGAFNIADYIPILKPFDLQGLNKRIKAVGKAIDKLFVEIINEHEQDARNGIPKGNNDIVDTMLVSQKCPSSSTHKLDLVSIKAILLDMIVGSMDTSYTWIEWTLAEIMRHPRVMKRLQEELETKVGLSRMVEEKDLPNLEYLEMVIKESFRLHPVATLLVPRESMEDIELDGHFIPKKTRILINCWAIGHDSNIWSDNVEEFVPERFMNKNIDLWGHDFHLLPFGYGRRVCPGVNLGLLTVKLIVAQLMHCFNWELPNGMSPTELDMTETFGLASPKVEHLVVVPSYQLFYQLP